A genomic segment from Leptospira congkakensis encodes:
- the lsa20 gene encoding LIC11469 family lipoprotein adhesin Lsa20, with protein sequence MNYFLNKLTFISLSILFVIIFSCGGEGEKKENSQTETLISNPHKASKVSIFIKWETTKLPLQMEIREPSGEQNLVLWTTGSVKEGKRAPFGDLIPESLLILKPGSKKQFLLVMKNPTDRAVYFFAAPHSAMPAEHSFGFKFKCLCVNHAFTVPPKETWYRVVEIRLAPDFLGDQLTLTHNLIGISRERMLQFEKSAGKSIPNEMD encoded by the coding sequence ATGAATTATTTTTTGAATAAATTAACTTTTATTAGCTTGTCAATTTTATTTGTAATCATCTTCTCCTGTGGTGGGGAGGGTGAAAAAAAAGAGAATTCTCAAACAGAAACGCTCATTTCGAATCCGCATAAAGCAAGTAAGGTTTCTATTTTTATCAAATGGGAAACAACGAAACTCCCTTTACAAATGGAAATTCGAGAACCAAGTGGCGAACAAAATTTGGTATTATGGACCACTGGGTCAGTCAAAGAAGGAAAACGAGCTCCGTTTGGAGATTTGATTCCCGAGAGTCTTCTCATTTTAAAGCCAGGCTCTAAAAAGCAGTTTTTACTTGTGATGAAAAATCCAACGGACAGAGCTGTATATTTTTTTGCGGCTCCCCATTCCGCTATGCCTGCGGAACATAGTTTTGGATTTAAATTCAAATGTTTATGTGTCAACCATGCCTTTACTGTCCCGCCGAAGGAAACTTGGTATCGAGTTGTTGAAATTCGGTTAGCACCCGATTTTTTGGGTGATCAACTGACTCTAACTCATAACCTAATCGGTATCAGTCGAGAGAGAATGTTACAATTTGAGAAAAGTGCTGGAAAATCTATCCCTAACGAGATGGATTGA
- a CDS encoding NADase-type glycan-binding domain-containing protein → MKFRLSVIPLLLLPVLLVVNCGKKLHFSMVTSTSMENGLPFFVLDGKEWKAEPGAEFVKLHFYADNAFSLSKVSIESCSGSFKDRIAAYVNFDEVYASTDVKNSNSEVNFDPIVQARSVTLNFQRNQNICLKSVKFYDEKKKAYRTYAPEIISGIVTASETASPEPTYSVLNLFDSKYENGYASVKGGVGVTFNFDFTEKKKISVIKIWNGYQRSDVHCIKNGRVKSFLLTGDDGYSAKINVEDSMGSQEIALPTPYQGQKLSMKVEEIYPGLTEKGIVLSELRFGNDGDWFAMDTLPKSKETANKNFEAFTKASLRKVLNRGLTGREVTAVTEEAVTDLPAGADNEVSVEENLDPPSASDWTIRLRSDGTFFLEGSTARTNYDAGEESSQRFYGMGNYEIKETSPGKIDLRIFGFLRKQTFTNFLDYGEGDCNGCGRDCNQVKNPDPNNTEKIFQEFVTLQVRGKHFYLTNSKKTENLDFSTLELSLE, encoded by the coding sequence ATGAAATTTAGATTATCTGTAATTCCCTTGTTGCTCTTGCCAGTTTTACTTGTTGTAAATTGTGGCAAAAAACTCCACTTCTCAATGGTTACATCCACTTCAATGGAAAACGGTCTCCCATTTTTTGTGTTAGATGGTAAAGAGTGGAAGGCCGAACCAGGTGCGGAGTTTGTCAAATTGCATTTTTATGCGGACAATGCGTTTTCTTTGAGTAAGGTTTCTATTGAATCTTGTTCTGGTTCTTTTAAAGATCGTATCGCTGCTTATGTAAATTTTGACGAAGTATATGCAAGTACAGACGTTAAAAACTCAAATTCAGAAGTTAATTTTGATCCGATTGTGCAGGCTAGGTCGGTTACTTTGAATTTCCAAAGAAACCAAAATATTTGTTTGAAGTCAGTGAAATTTTATGATGAAAAGAAAAAAGCATATAGAACTTACGCACCGGAAATCATCTCAGGAATCGTAACTGCCTCGGAAACAGCTTCACCGGAACCAACTTACTCTGTTCTAAATCTTTTTGATTCTAAATATGAAAATGGTTATGCTTCTGTCAAAGGTGGTGTTGGAGTCACATTTAACTTTGATTTCACGGAAAAGAAAAAAATATCTGTAATCAAAATTTGGAACGGATACCAACGTTCTGATGTTCATTGTATCAAAAATGGAAGAGTGAAATCCTTTCTTTTGACTGGTGATGACGGATATTCTGCAAAGATAAATGTAGAAGACTCAATGGGAAGCCAAGAGATCGCACTTCCCACTCCTTATCAAGGTCAAAAATTATCCATGAAGGTGGAAGAGATTTATCCAGGTTTAACTGAAAAAGGAATCGTTTTATCAGAGTTACGTTTTGGAAACGACGGAGATTGGTTCGCGATGGATACACTCCCAAAATCCAAAGAGACTGCTAACAAAAATTTTGAAGCCTTCACCAAAGCCTCTTTACGAAAGGTACTGAATCGCGGTTTAACAGGAAGAGAAGTGACAGCCGTAACAGAAGAAGCGGTTACGGATCTACCAGCAGGTGCAGATAACGAAGTTTCCGTGGAAGAGAACTTGGATCCACCTTCGGCTTCTGATTGGACCATTCGATTGCGCTCTGACGGAACTTTCTTTTTGGAAGGTTCCACAGCACGTACCAATTACGATGCGGGTGAAGAAAGTTCTCAGCGTTTTTATGGAATGGGGAACTATGAAATTAAAGAGACAAGTCCTGGAAAGATAGATCTTCGAATTTTTGGATTCCTCCGTAAACAAACGTTCACAAATTTTTTAGATTATGGGGAAGGGGATTGTAATGGTTGCGGACGAGATTGTAACCAAGTAAAAAATCCTGATCCAAATAATACGGAGAAAATTTTTCAGGAATTTGTGACACTACAAGTAAGAGGAAAACATTTTTATCTGACCAATTCTAAAAAAACAGAAAACTTAGACTTCTCTACTTTGGAATTAAGTTTAGAATGA
- a CDS encoding thioredoxin domain-containing protein: MPFIFFIILFFSCEESPRKDVFLPESLPSEETIKLSLSSDSHLAKLQSVAKSEGRTLTAWKERERSLVTDEEISKFWTLEKKSLPREVSDTDSIDRLRESIRIRIVWSRIFHRAGVQWKEKSFEIGRNELLKKISIKNSPKFGSLDAKWVIVEWSDYLCNFCRDTFPHTQNILKKYKSQILYVHKDFPLDSDSEEGLLPLAMGRCLWKRDSKNFPLHMQLLYGNSKKITRNENIKVAEWESLTECQSKELKSKYFALVKDDLKEAAAFGVSSVPTFWVNGRWIVGGLNAETWERVLKDTMSP; this comes from the coding sequence GTGCCTTTTATATTTTTCATCATTTTGTTTTTTTCTTGTGAAGAGAGCCCCCGTAAGGATGTTTTTCTACCAGAGTCATTGCCTTCTGAGGAAACCATTAAACTTTCTCTTTCATCTGACTCTCATTTAGCGAAGTTACAAAGTGTTGCGAAATCGGAAGGTAGAACTTTAACGGCATGGAAAGAAAGGGAACGTTCCTTGGTTACCGATGAAGAAATATCAAAGTTTTGGACTTTGGAGAAAAAATCCTTACCAAGGGAAGTCTCTGATACAGATTCAATCGATCGTCTAAGAGAATCAATTCGCATTCGTATCGTATGGAGTCGTATCTTTCACCGAGCGGGTGTTCAATGGAAAGAAAAGTCTTTTGAAATTGGACGAAATGAACTTTTAAAAAAAATATCAATTAAAAATTCACCTAAGTTCGGTTCTTTGGATGCTAAATGGGTGATTGTCGAATGGAGTGATTATTTGTGCAATTTTTGCCGAGATACTTTTCCTCATACTCAGAATATACTTAAAAAATATAAATCGCAAATACTTTATGTTCATAAAGATTTCCCATTAGATTCAGATTCGGAAGAAGGTTTGTTACCTCTTGCCATGGGTCGCTGTTTGTGGAAAAGGGATTCAAAGAATTTTCCTCTCCATATGCAATTGTTATATGGAAATTCTAAAAAAATAACACGTAACGAAAACATAAAGGTTGCCGAGTGGGAATCTCTAACGGAATGCCAATCAAAGGAGCTTAAATCGAAATATTTCGCACTCGTGAAAGATGATTTGAAGGAAGCAGCTGCCTTTGGGGTGAGTTCGGTTCCAACTTTTTGGGTCAATGGTCGATGGATCGTGGGAGGTTTGAATGCTGAAACTTGGGAGCGAGTTTTAAAAGATACAATGAGTCCGTAA
- a CDS encoding PP2C family protein-serine/threonine phosphatase, whose protein sequence is MNKKRILRAIVPGIRTKLSFFTAILVISILAITSSLHYNQQKKALEEKLESELKTPLEYINSVVLDLENLTRSLVMIEEFKVRVKGKKKELSRFKRTVVSKETGLLGSLKDFGKSLGLNLKRNNVYRSVDTYFTRYLSEKEIDDFENKVKAELRKDNGAPIDPSTYKYIKSFAEKTAAARINVERAKIRLLEIEEELQPIETELLDEGLVPKRKKTLIADKLSLVNERKLNEKMIPENERKSLNYETLLTKALQNFFRGSYKDHITSIGLLPDKIRIFAYDRMGKETLDTGLLFPESSGTGKKLLKQTDFLDSKKTLFSEKNVMSLVREEYLPASYEVGGRQYEVVFRPVFRNPKTAERAKLITELLSDEENSYLEYFGEDLKISEQLREVILKLKTRVAELRKEGKVKPGADSTYRSLADSYRGLIKKRDLKFQELMPNKSAFELHTKNWNEDHSALIEKKKQIGKEINDWEEKLKSPPKNGETVFTLEEIQEKIRNLEASLEETNDHIQRVVVSKDDWSSFKEAKLNDAILVIRDVALEDFAFMPFQTGPSSLMRYYKDEGEREIQDTKHKQFREWILSGNSETVLPKLKGKFSFSDSGILVRSRTEAEEMMWNLDETPILLSKENVSGLVYELLQKDLLGFNIIIIDRTDGYRQIKKNREEQIRYASAIAIVGILLAYILAWFFVRKIKIISKKTEEIEKGNLDVSFPKAGYDEIGILSESLNDMVHGLKEREEMKGELVAAEEIQKRLLPGKLPTSLEDKIELAAFYKAMTGVGGDYYDFIELTDGKLAFCIGDVSNHGVGPAIVMALFRAQIRSIFRKGERNLKKILLEVNGSLYEDTPDHIFVTFFLGVFDPEKSSVEYVSAGHLKPMFYDASTNKIHELPAGGLPLGMDENSFFESTIERRAIILDSGDLFFQYTDGLDEARSAEGDFFGKSKIAKQLLANGMGQANDLIKSMVIELEKHTSQNLSLPGMSTLSDDVAMIAIRRK, encoded by the coding sequence TTGAATAAAAAAAGAATCCTAAGAGCCATTGTCCCCGGCATCAGAACCAAATTAAGTTTTTTTACTGCCATCCTCGTCATATCCATTTTGGCGATTACTTCATCATTACACTATAACCAACAGAAAAAAGCATTAGAAGAAAAACTAGAATCGGAACTAAAAACTCCATTAGAGTATATCAATTCTGTTGTTTTGGATTTAGAAAACTTAACCAGAAGTCTTGTGATGATAGAAGAATTTAAGGTAAGGGTAAAAGGGAAAAAGAAAGAATTGAGCCGTTTTAAGCGGACTGTTGTGAGTAAAGAAACCGGGTTACTAGGCTCTTTAAAAGATTTTGGAAAATCCCTTGGTCTCAATCTAAAAAGAAATAATGTTTATAGATCAGTAGATACTTACTTTACCAGATATCTTTCGGAGAAAGAAATTGATGATTTTGAAAATAAAGTAAAGGCTGAACTTCGGAAAGACAATGGGGCACCAATTGACCCTTCTACTTATAAGTATATCAAGAGTTTTGCGGAAAAGACTGCCGCTGCACGAATTAACGTAGAACGAGCCAAGATACGTTTGTTGGAGATTGAAGAAGAGTTGCAGCCAATTGAAACAGAGTTATTGGATGAAGGACTTGTTCCAAAAAGAAAAAAAACACTGATAGCTGATAAGTTGAGTTTAGTCAATGAACGTAAGTTAAATGAAAAAATGATCCCCGAAAATGAAAGGAAATCATTAAACTACGAAACTCTTTTGACAAAGGCGTTGCAGAATTTTTTTAGGGGATCTTATAAAGATCATATCACCTCGATTGGTTTGTTACCTGATAAAATTAGAATCTTTGCTTATGATCGAATGGGTAAAGAAACTTTAGATACAGGATTGTTGTTTCCTGAATCCTCGGGAACAGGCAAAAAACTCTTAAAACAAACTGATTTTTTAGATAGTAAGAAAACTTTGTTTTCTGAAAAAAACGTGATGAGTTTGGTTCGGGAAGAATATTTACCAGCCAGTTATGAAGTAGGTGGTCGGCAATATGAAGTTGTGTTTCGACCAGTATTTCGAAATCCAAAAACTGCAGAACGAGCAAAATTAATTACCGAATTGCTTTCGGATGAAGAAAATAGTTACTTAGAATATTTTGGAGAGGATCTAAAAATTTCAGAACAACTCAGGGAAGTAATTTTGAAATTGAAGACCAGAGTCGCAGAACTTCGGAAAGAAGGAAAGGTGAAGCCAGGTGCTGATTCGACTTATCGTTCCCTTGCTGATTCTTATCGAGGGTTAATCAAAAAACGCGATTTGAAATTCCAGGAACTAATGCCAAACAAGTCGGCTTTTGAACTACATACAAAGAATTGGAATGAAGATCATTCTGCACTTATTGAAAAGAAAAAACAAATCGGGAAAGAGATAAACGATTGGGAAGAAAAATTAAAATCACCACCCAAAAATGGAGAAACAGTTTTTACTCTAGAAGAGATACAAGAAAAAATTAGAAATCTTGAAGCATCGCTTGAGGAAACAAATGATCATATTCAAAGAGTTGTCGTTAGTAAAGATGATTGGTCTTCTTTTAAAGAAGCAAAGTTGAATGATGCGATATTGGTAATTCGCGATGTAGCTCTAGAGGATTTTGCATTTATGCCATTTCAAACCGGACCTTCGAGTTTGATGCGTTATTATAAAGATGAAGGAGAAAGGGAAATTCAGGATACGAAACACAAACAGTTTAGAGAATGGATTTTGTCTGGAAATTCAGAAACTGTGTTACCTAAACTCAAAGGAAAGTTTTCGTTTTCCGACTCTGGAATTCTTGTACGAAGCAGAACGGAAGCAGAAGAAATGATGTGGAATTTGGATGAAACTCCCATTCTTCTTTCAAAAGAAAACGTTTCTGGTTTGGTTTACGAATTACTACAAAAAGACTTACTCGGATTTAATATCATAATCATCGACAGAACGGATGGTTACAGACAAATCAAAAAGAATCGAGAAGAACAAATTCGTTATGCAAGTGCAATCGCCATTGTGGGTATTTTACTCGCTTATATACTTGCTTGGTTCTTTGTTCGAAAAATAAAAATTATCAGCAAAAAAACGGAAGAAATTGAAAAAGGAAACTTGGATGTCTCCTTTCCTAAGGCTGGTTATGATGAAATAGGAATCCTTAGCGAGTCCTTAAACGACATGGTGCACGGATTAAAGGAACGGGAGGAGATGAAGGGTGAACTCGTCGCCGCTGAAGAGATCCAAAAACGTCTGTTACCTGGTAAATTACCAACTAGTTTAGAAGATAAAATTGAACTAGCTGCTTTTTATAAAGCAATGACTGGCGTTGGTGGAGATTATTATGATTTCATTGAACTAACGGATGGAAAACTTGCATTTTGTATTGGCGATGTATCCAACCATGGTGTTGGACCTGCCATAGTCATGGCATTGTTTCGTGCTCAAATTCGTTCTATTTTCCGAAAAGGAGAACGAAATCTTAAAAAGATTCTTCTCGAAGTGAATGGGAGTCTTTATGAGGATACCCCAGATCATATCTTTGTCACTTTTTTTCTCGGAGTTTTCGACCCAGAAAAATCCTCAGTAGAATATGTTTCTGCCGGACACTTAAAACCAATGTTTTATGATGCATCCACGAATAAAATTCATGAATTACCTGCGGGTGGTTTGCCTTTAGGAATGGATGAAAATTCATTTTTTGAATCTACCATTGAAAGAAGAGCTATCATACTAGATTCAGGGGATCTTTTTTTCCAATATACGGATGGATTGGACGAAGCAAGGAGTGCGGAAGGGGATTTTTTTGGAAAATCTAAAATCGCCAAACAATTATTAGCAAATGGCATGGGACAGGCAAACGATTTGATAAAGAGTATGGTGATTGAACTAGAAAAACATACATCCCAAAATTTATCATTACCTGGTATGTCTACCCTCTCTGATGACGTCGCGATGATTGCAATCCGGAGAAAATAA
- a CDS encoding cytochrome-c peroxidase, with protein sequence MKYRFCFGIFASIIFVIHCSKIESRIIQETSEFEIVEPPVDFKLSSFCPSGWKKENELCVIDYKYVQSLEKNGGLGQVLPQVKLDPRVIDLGRYLFFDPVLSGDKQLSCAHCHHPAYSLSDGRKQSIGKGGIGYGPNRYGGVTLKRSAPSLWNVVYMKHLFWDGRASNLEDQTEGPLYSPDEMGSSQEIIESRLNNISFYQKMFRQAYGAKGSKISVHLVIDAIVSFERSLVSFSSRFDKWSTGDKGALNDEELLGYNVFRSFVARCAECHPPPMFTNNVFATIGVLDSSDRDYGRESITGQELLRGSFRVPSLRNITKTAPYMHSGNLETLEDVVNFYNEGGGRGNSAPSDLRIHWHVRKMGLSKKEITSLVSFLGTLNDETSMPKIPKFVPSNLPVAIEFESYHRSSK encoded by the coding sequence GTGAAGTATCGGTTTTGTTTCGGAATCTTTGCCTCGATCATTTTTGTCATTCATTGTTCTAAGATAGAATCTAGAATCATTCAAGAAACGTCAGAGTTTGAAATCGTCGAACCTCCTGTCGATTTTAAACTTTCTTCGTTTTGTCCTTCTGGATGGAAAAAAGAAAATGAACTTTGTGTTATTGATTACAAATACGTTCAATCTTTAGAGAAAAATGGTGGTCTTGGCCAAGTACTTCCTCAAGTCAAACTTGACCCAAGAGTAATTGATTTAGGAAGATATCTTTTTTTTGATCCAGTTCTTTCTGGAGATAAACAGTTGTCATGTGCCCATTGTCATCATCCAGCTTATAGTTTATCAGACGGTAGAAAACAAAGTATAGGAAAAGGTGGCATTGGATACGGACCAAACCGATATGGTGGTGTGACACTAAAAAGATCAGCACCTAGTTTATGGAATGTCGTTTATATGAAACATTTGTTTTGGGATGGGAGAGCTTCCAATTTAGAAGATCAAACAGAAGGCCCACTATACTCGCCAGATGAAATGGGAAGTTCGCAAGAAATCATCGAATCAAGGTTAAATAATATTTCTTTTTACCAAAAAATGTTTCGCCAAGCCTATGGGGCCAAAGGTTCAAAAATTTCTGTCCACTTAGTCATTGATGCCATTGTCTCCTTTGAAAGGTCACTTGTTTCTTTTAGCAGTCGATTTGACAAATGGTCAACGGGAGATAAAGGAGCTTTAAACGATGAAGAACTGTTAGGTTACAATGTCTTTCGTTCTTTTGTTGCCCGATGTGCCGAGTGCCATCCACCACCAATGTTTACAAATAACGTTTTTGCGACCATCGGGGTGTTAGATTCCAGCGATAGGGATTATGGAAGAGAATCCATTACCGGACAGGAATTACTAAGAGGATCTTTTCGAGTTCCTAGTTTGAGAAATATAACCAAAACCGCGCCTTATATGCATTCAGGGAATTTGGAAACATTGGAAGATGTTGTTAACTTTTACAATGAGGGCGGGGGGCGAGGGAATAGTGCACCGAGTGATCTTAGAATCCATTGGCATGTTAGGAAAATGGGCCTAAGTAAAAAAGAAATCACTTCCCTTGTTTCGTTTCTAGGTACGTTGAATGACGAAACTAGTATGCCAAAAATCCCTAAGTTTGTTCCTTCTAACTTACCTGTAGCCATCGAATTTGAATCATACCATCGGAGTTCCAAATAA
- a CDS encoding parallel beta-helix domain-containing protein produces MSFKKLFLSNLSSQMRESLFHLCIVIFLLFTFSSEIFSRTIEVHEGESIQKVIDSLEKGDTVKVFPGVYHEFLFVDKTHFTLSGVIVNGKWPVLDGLGKLNDGVIGSGANFLIENFHIKNYKANGVMTQGAGNITMRKLIVENTGIYGIYPTMGTNVLIEDTVSLGIADAAIYIGMCHNVDVRRNEVYGSVIGIEIENSTNVLIEGNTVYDNSAGIVAFALPGLPLKKVENVIIRKNFIFDNNHRNFAEPGALVAGVPPGIGIGVMAGDEVTIEGNIIRRNSFAGIGIGDNNLLPNSKSPDPDVEPNPDRNKILENVFIDNGVRKWNDLVSWIFYVIRIIFSGNPIPESPNGGKVGIFPDGYDVVASGKGKDNCLISPDSVTKIGTKDFGVCDTKDTSEKIKTMIGDPKQGETKSDARELGKQVFGAVCSGCHSMNIRTVGPPIKEIQEKYKKDVYGVVSFASMPKKVREGFIEMPSQKYLGNEKLTAVANYILNLKDEGNKGVTK; encoded by the coding sequence ATGAGTTTTAAAAAACTTTTTCTATCTAATCTTTCTTCTCAAATGCGTGAAAGTTTATTTCACCTATGTATTGTTATCTTTCTTCTTTTTACTTTCAGTTCTGAAATTTTTTCACGCACAATTGAAGTTCATGAAGGAGAGTCTATTCAAAAGGTCATCGACTCACTAGAAAAAGGTGATACTGTAAAAGTATTTCCTGGAGTTTATCACGAATTTTTATTTGTGGATAAAACTCATTTTACTTTATCCGGTGTAATTGTAAATGGTAAGTGGCCAGTTTTGGATGGATTAGGTAAGTTAAATGATGGAGTGATTGGATCAGGTGCCAATTTTCTCATCGAAAATTTTCATATTAAAAATTATAAAGCAAATGGTGTGATGACCCAAGGTGCGGGTAACATCACAATGCGAAAACTCATTGTAGAAAACACGGGAATTTATGGGATTTATCCAACAATGGGTACGAATGTATTAATCGAAGATACGGTTAGTTTAGGGATTGCAGATGCAGCTATTTATATTGGTATGTGTCACAATGTTGATGTTAGGCGAAATGAGGTATATGGAAGTGTTATTGGAATCGAAATAGAAAATTCTACAAATGTATTGATTGAAGGAAACACTGTTTACGATAATTCCGCAGGAATTGTTGCTTTTGCTTTGCCGGGTCTCCCGTTAAAAAAAGTAGAAAACGTGATCATTCGGAAAAATTTTATTTTTGATAACAACCATCGAAACTTTGCAGAACCTGGAGCACTTGTTGCTGGTGTTCCTCCTGGAATTGGTATTGGTGTGATGGCTGGTGACGAAGTAACCATTGAAGGTAATATCATTCGGAGAAATAGCTTTGCAGGAATTGGAATTGGTGATAATAACTTACTTCCCAATTCGAAATCACCAGATCCAGATGTGGAGCCAAACCCAGATCGTAATAAAATTTTAGAAAATGTTTTCATTGATAATGGAGTTCGTAAGTGGAATGATTTAGTGTCTTGGATCTTTTATGTGATAAGAATTATATTTTCCGGTAATCCTATCCCAGAATCTCCTAATGGTGGTAAGGTAGGGATCTTTCCTGATGGATACGATGTTGTTGCTTCCGGAAAAGGAAAAGACAATTGTTTAATTTCCCCTGACTCAGTTACAAAAATTGGAACAAAGGATTTTGGTGTTTGTGATACCAAGGATACAAGTGAAAAAATCAAAACTATGATAGGTGATCCAAAACAAGGTGAAACCAAATCAGATGCTAGAGAATTAGGAAAACAAGTATTTGGTGCTGTATGTTCAGGGTGCCATTCGATGAACATTCGTACGGTTGGCCCTCCAATAAAAGAAATTCAAGAAAAATACAAAAAAGATGTCTATGGAGTGGTTTCTTTTGCTTCTATGCCAAAAAAAGTTAGAGAAGGGTTCATCGAAATGCCTTCTCAAAAGTATTTGGGAAATGAAAAATTAACAGCCGTTGCAAATTATATTCTAAATTTAAAAGACGAAGGGAACAAAGGGGTGACAAAATAA
- a CDS encoding STAS domain-containing protein: MANINFKEKSHGDKFVIQVSGEIDAKTAPELKVKLELSIENGATKIVLDFSELTYISSAGIGVLNSIQKFLKDKSGEIVLVNLTKEVKDTMDLMYFTKKVKVFANLDGALAGF; this comes from the coding sequence ATGGCAAATATAAACTTTAAAGAAAAAAGTCACGGCGACAAATTCGTAATCCAAGTATCTGGCGAAATCGATGCCAAAACGGCTCCAGAATTAAAAGTTAAATTAGAACTTTCGATTGAAAATGGCGCCACTAAAATCGTATTGGATTTTAGTGAACTAACTTATATTTCTTCGGCGGGTATTGGTGTATTAAATTCCATACAAAAATTCTTAAAAGATAAATCAGGCGAAATTGTTTTAGTAAATTTAACTAAAGAAGTAAAAGATACTATGGACTTGATGTATTTTACTAAAAAAGTTAAGGTATTTGCAAATTTGGATGGAGCCCTGGCTGGATTTTAG
- a CDS encoding ankyrin repeat domain-containing protein, translating into MTAEKKLTLMNPFHGGLISTIRLITPPILTFILIFFVRYLSNDESWKRNLLAVSFLCYYIAVSVLGMLRAGSAVEEILGEEDVAEDKPSRMVRARHSVRIFFSLWFVGGVAILAGLYVGMSKNRWDMPIPLPSLQILSSVVWAILSSLLLQLMSFHRGLLLRIGGSAKGYIASSFTIYGFLIFLFPIYFLLYAGNGKILNIPYLIAFTLPTNIILVYLIVLKYRSVLKTLGENSEFFFHPDTRYAAKRAFFGFILLFILISLFFLDYSRRQKLLWIYSARENHITLFQVLRLTGVDINEVDEHRYTPLFWAIQGGSIPFVKSIVQDGADLEALNEFGQTPLLLAVLLQNEPMVKELVSLGCNINRADTIEGQTPLILAARDGSFEIVEFLLTQKANPLLKNKKGQLALELALENGHQKIADLLKAK; encoded by the coding sequence ATGACTGCAGAAAAAAAACTCACCTTAATGAATCCGTTCCATGGTGGATTGATTTCAACCATCAGACTGATAACTCCACCCATATTAACTTTCATTTTAATTTTTTTTGTTCGTTATTTATCAAATGATGAGTCTTGGAAACGTAACCTTTTAGCAGTTTCATTCCTTTGTTATTACATAGCAGTATCCGTATTGGGTATGTTGCGCGCAGGATCCGCGGTGGAGGAAATTCTGGGAGAGGAAGATGTTGCGGAAGACAAACCATCTCGAATGGTAAGAGCAAGACATTCCGTTCGCATATTCTTTTCTCTTTGGTTTGTAGGTGGAGTTGCCATTCTTGCTGGTCTATATGTTGGAATGAGCAAAAATCGTTGGGATATGCCGATTCCACTTCCGTCCTTACAAATCCTTAGTTCGGTTGTGTGGGCCATTCTTTCCTCGTTATTATTGCAGTTAATGAGTTTTCATAGAGGGCTTTTGTTGAGAATTGGTGGTTCTGCAAAAGGATATATCGCTAGTAGTTTCACGATTTACGGATTCCTCATTTTTTTATTCCCTATATACTTTCTGTTATATGCAGGGAATGGTAAAATACTAAATATTCCTTACCTCATTGCGTTTACGTTACCAACAAATATTATATTAGTATATTTAATTGTTTTGAAATACCGATCGGTTCTAAAAACTTTGGGAGAAAATTCTGAGTTTTTTTTCCATCCAGATACCAGATATGCTGCTAAAAGAGCGTTTTTTGGATTTATACTTTTATTTATTTTGATTAGTTTATTCTTTTTGGATTACTCTAGAAGACAAAAATTACTTTGGATTTATTCAGCTAGAGAAAACCATATAACTCTTTTTCAGGTTCTACGACTAACAGGCGTCGACATTAACGAAGTTGATGAACACAGATACACTCCTCTTTTTTGGGCGATACAAGGTGGTTCGATTCCATTTGTAAAATCGATTGTCCAGGACGGTGCAGATTTAGAAGCGCTGAATGAATTTGGACAAACTCCTTTATTATTAGCAGTTTTGCTTCAGAATGAACCTATGGTAAAGGAATTGGTTTCTCTTGGTTGCAATATCAACCGGGCGGATACAATAGAAGGTCAAACTCCATTGATTCTTGCGGCAAGAGATGGTAGTTTTGAAATCGTAGAGTTTTTGTTAACCCAAAAGGCAAACCCTTTATTGAAAAATAAAAAAGGACAGCTGGCTTTAGAATTAGCATTAGAAAACGGACACCAAAAAATTGCCGATTTATTAAAAGCTAAGTAA
- a CDS encoding ATP-binding protein, producing the protein MEPNKEQVVVIPNHLDSLSQVRQSVRSFLASDIPTDITGKLVFCIDEIVTNIIEHGFIDENQSSIQIKMLKTPKQLQFVITDSGIPFDPTKKKSDTWKHLYESGLDGGFGLRSVKKIMTLEYKRLTAESLNELTLSYMRTEP; encoded by the coding sequence TTGGAACCAAACAAAGAACAGGTTGTTGTCATTCCAAATCATTTGGACAGCCTGTCGCAGGTCAGGCAATCGGTTCGATCTTTTTTAGCGAGTGATATACCAACAGATATAACAGGTAAACTCGTTTTTTGTATAGATGAAATCGTTACTAACATCATTGAACATGGATTTATAGATGAAAATCAATCTTCAATTCAAATCAAAATGTTAAAAACGCCCAAGCAGTTACAGTTTGTTATCACTGATAGTGGTATTCCCTTTGACCCAACTAAAAAAAAATCAGATACTTGGAAACATTTATATGAGTCTGGGTTAGATGGTGGGTTTGGACTTAGGTCTGTAAAAAAAATTATGACGTTAGAATACAAAAGATTAACAGCAGAATCTTTGAATGAATTGACATTAAGTTATATGAGGACTGAACCTTGA